One genomic window of Streptococcus mitis includes the following:
- a CDS encoding response regulator transcription factor translates to MHKILLVEDDQVIRQQVGKMLSEWGFEVVLVEDFMEVLSLFVQSEPHLVLMDIGLPLFNGYHWCQEIRKISKVPIMFLSSRDQAMDIVMAINMGADDFVTKPFDQQVLLAKVQGLLRRSYEFGRDESLLEYAGVILNTKSMDLHYQGQVLNLTKNEFQILRVLFEHAGNIVARDDLIRELWNSDFFIDDNTLSVNVARLRKKLEEQGLVGFIETKKGIGYGLKHA, encoded by the coding sequence ATGCACAAGATTTTATTAGTAGAAGATGATCAGGTCATTCGTCAACAGGTCGGGAAAATGCTCTCTGAATGGGGATTTGAAGTGGTTCTGGTAGAAGATTTTATGGAAGTTTTGAGTCTATTTGTTCAGTCGGAGCCTCATCTGGTCCTCATGGATATTGGACTGCCTTTGTTTAATGGCTATCACTGGTGTCAGGAGATTCGCAAGATTTCCAAGGTGCCTATTATGTTTCTATCTTCCAGAGACCAGGCTATGGATATTGTCATGGCAATCAATATGGGGGCGGATGACTTTGTGACCAAGCCTTTTGACCAGCAGGTTCTTCTAGCCAAGGTTCAGGGCTTGTTGCGCCGTTCCTATGAGTTTGGGCGAGATGAGAGTTTACTGGAATATGCTGGTGTGATCCTCAATACCAAATCCATGGATTTACATTATCAAGGGCAAGTATTGAATTTGACCAAGAACGAATTCCAGATTTTACGCGTTTTGTTTGAACACGCAGGAAATATCGTAGCACGTGACGACCTCATACGGGAACTTTGGAACAGTGACTTTTTCATTGATGATAATACCCTCTCTGTTAATGTTGCTCGTTTGCGTAAAAAATTGGAAGAGCAGGGCTTGGTAGGATTTATCGAGACCAAGAAAGGGATAGGGTACGGACTGAAGCATGCTTGA
- a CDS encoding sensor histidine kinase translates to MLDWKQFFLAYLRSRSRLFVYLISLTFLVLLFQFLFASLGIYFLYFFLLCCFVTILFFTWDILVEMQVYRQEILYGEREAKSPLERALAEKLEAREMELYQQRSDAERKLTDLLDYYTLWVHQIKTPIAASQLLVAEVVDRQLKQQLEQEIFKIDSYTNLVLQYLRLESFHDDLVLKQVQIEDLVKEIIRKYALFFIQKGLNVNLHDLDKEIVTDKKWLLVVIEQIISNSLKYTREGGLEIYMEGQELCIKDTGIGIKNSDVLRVFERGFSGYNGRLTQQSSGLGLYLSKKISEELGHQICIESEVGKGTIVRIRFAQVNLVLE, encoded by the coding sequence ATGCTTGATTGGAAACAATTTTTTCTAGCCTATCTGCGTTCCCGTAGTCGTCTGTTTGTCTATCTGATTTCTTTGACGTTTCTGGTCTTACTCTTTCAGTTTTTATTTGCCAGTTTAGGAATTTACTTTCTCTATTTTTTTCTCTTGTGTTGCTTTGTAACCATCTTATTTTTCACTTGGGACATATTGGTAGAAATGCAGGTCTATCGCCAGGAAATTCTCTATGGGGAGAGGGAAGCCAAATCTCCTTTGGAAAGAGCTTTAGCAGAAAAATTAGAAGCGCGTGAGATGGAACTCTATCAGCAGAGGTCAGACGCAGAAAGAAAACTGACGGATTTACTGGATTACTATACCTTGTGGGTCCATCAGATTAAGACCCCCATTGCGGCCAGTCAACTCTTAGTTGCAGAAGTAGTCGACCGCCAACTGAAGCAGCAATTAGAACAGGAAATTTTCAAGATTGATTCCTATACCAATCTAGTTTTACAGTACCTGCGTTTAGAAAGTTTCCATGATGATTTGGTCTTAAAGCAGGTTCAAATTGAGGACTTGGTTAAGGAAATAATTCGTAAATATGCTCTTTTCTTTATTCAAAAAGGCTTAAATGTCAATCTACATGACCTTGATAAAGAAATCGTGACGGATAAAAAGTGGCTGCTAGTGGTTATTGAGCAAATCATCTCAAACAGTCTCAAGTACACCAGGGAAGGTGGCCTGGAGATTTATATGGAAGGCCAGGAACTCTGTATCAAGGATACGGGAATCGGGATAAAAAACAGTGATGTCCTCCGAGTCTTTGAACGTGGATTTTCAGGATATAATGGGCGCCTGACCCAGCAATCATCTGGACTTGGCCTCTACCTATCTAAGAAAATTTCTGAAGAACTGGGGCACCAGATTTGTATCGAGTCTGAGGTTGGAAAAGGAACGATAGTGCGGATTAGATTTGCTCAAGTGAACCTAGTCCTTGAGTGA
- a CDS encoding DUF389 domain-containing protein, producing the protein MTGNYSTREYREKLYDDLHVRLRDTVILMCAIFIASIGLNMNSTAVIIGAMLISPLMTPIVGLGFGLAIFDTRLIKQSLEVLFTQVLVSLLVSTLYFWISPLSYASSELIARTSPTIWDVLIAIAGGIAGVIGSRKKEANNIVPGVAIATALMPPICTAGYGLANGNVRFLFGALYLFLINCVFIMLTNIVGTRILMRKSPLSSFKELNIKMRIGLISLIVLLILPASYSAITLTIDQARKEGIKQFVGKEFSNHTVINQVYKSRNNELVLTVVGDPISEEELETLHQKQASYGIQSVQLKINQVHNSTKLDSEMTKEFYETINKYIDQKLSEKDSQKDLVKENEADKE; encoded by the coding sequence ATGACCGGAAACTATTCAACACGTGAATACCGTGAGAAATTATATGATGATCTTCATGTTCGATTAAGAGATACAGTGATTTTGATGTGTGCGATTTTTATTGCCTCTATCGGCCTAAATATGAATTCAACAGCTGTCATTATTGGAGCCATGCTGATTTCCCCTCTTATGACACCGATTGTTGGACTCGGATTTGGTTTAGCTATTTTTGATACGCGTTTAATCAAGCAATCTCTAGAGGTTTTATTTACTCAAGTATTGGTCAGTTTGCTTGTCTCGACTCTATATTTCTGGATTTCTCCCTTATCTTATGCAAGTAGCGAATTGATTGCACGAACTTCTCCAACCATTTGGGATGTTCTCATTGCTATTGCTGGTGGGATAGCAGGTGTCATTGGGTCAAGGAAAAAAGAAGCAAATAATATTGTGCCAGGAGTAGCCATTGCAACAGCTCTGATGCCACCTATCTGTACTGCAGGCTATGGTTTAGCTAATGGAAATGTACGATTTTTATTTGGAGCTCTCTATCTTTTCTTGATCAACTGTGTTTTTATCATGCTAACCAATATTGTTGGAACAAGAATTTTGATGAGAAAATCTCCCTTAAGTTCATTTAAAGAGCTAAATATTAAAATGAGAATTGGGTTGATATCCTTGATTGTATTATTGATTCTTCCAGCCAGCTATTCAGCAATCACTCTGACGATAGATCAAGCGCGAAAAGAAGGAATCAAACAGTTTGTAGGAAAAGAGTTCTCCAATCACACGGTCATTAATCAAGTCTACAAGTCAAGGAACAATGAATTGGTCTTGACGGTTGTTGGAGATCCGATTTCAGAAGAAGAATTAGAAACGCTCCACCAAAAACAAGCCTCTTACGGTATTCAATCTGTCCAATTGAAAATCAATCAAGTTCATAATTCGACAAAATTAGATAGTGAGATGACCAAGGAATTTTATGAAACCATTAACAAGTATATCGATCAAAAACTCTCTGAAAAAGATTCACAAAAAGATCTCGTAAAAGAAAATGAAGCAGACAAGGAATGA
- the thrS gene encoding threonine--tRNA ligase, giving the protein MINITFPDGAVREFESGVTTFEIAQSISNSLAKKALAGKFNGKLIDTTRAITEDGSIEIVTPDHEDALPILRHSAAHLFAQAARRLFPDIHLGVGPAIEDGFYYDTDNTAGQISNEDLPRIEEEMQKIVKENFPSIREEVTKDEAREIFKNDPYKLELIEEHSEDEGGLTIYRQGEYVDLCRGPHVPSTGRIQIFHLLHVAGAYWRGNSDNAMMQRIYGTAWFDKKDLKNYLQMREEAKERDHRKLGKELDLFMISQEVGQGLPFWLPNGATIRRELERYIVDKELASGYQHVYTPPLASVELYKTSGHWDHYQEDMFPTMDMGDGEEFVLRPMNCPHHIQVFKHHVHSYRELPIRIAEIGMMHRYEKSGALTGLQRVREMSLNDGHLFVTPEQIQEEFQRALQLIIDVYEDFNLTEYRFRLSLRDPQDTHKYFDNDEMWENAQTMLRAALDEMGVDYFEAEGEAAFYGPKLDIQVKTALGKEETLSTIQLDFLLPERFDLKYIGADGEEHRPVMIHRGVISTMERFTAILIENYKGAFPTWLAPHQVTLIPVSNEKHVDYAWEVAKKLRDRGVRADVDERNEKMQFKIRASQTSKIPYQLIVGDKEMEDGTVNVRRYGQKETQTISVDDFVQAILADIANKSRVEK; this is encoded by the coding sequence ATGATTAACATTACTTTCCCAGATGGCGCTGTTCGTGAATTCGAATCTGGCGTTACAACTTTTGAAATTGCCCAATCGATCAGCAATTCCCTAGCTAAAAAGGCCTTGGCTGGTAAATTCAACGGCAAACTCATCGACACTACTCGTGCTATCACTGAAGATGGAAGCATCGAAATTGTGACACCTGATCACGAAGATGCCCTTCCAATCTTGCGTCACTCAGCTGCTCACTTGTTCGCCCAAGCAGCTCGTCGTCTTTTCCCAGACATTCACTTGGGAGTTGGTCCAGCAATCGAAGACGGTTTCTACTACGATACTGACAACACAGCTGGTCAAATCTCTAACGAAGACCTTCCTCGTATCGAAGAAGAAATGCAAAAAATCGTCAAAGAAAACTTCCCATCAATTCGTGAAGAAGTTACTAAAGACGAGGCACGTGAAATCTTCAAAAATGACCCTTACAAGTTGGAATTGATTGAAGAACACTCAGAAGACGAAGGCGGTTTGACTATCTACCGTCAGGGTGAATACGTGGACCTTTGCCGTGGGCCTCACGTTCCATCAACAGGTCGTATCCAAATCTTCCACCTTCTCCATGTAGCAGGTGCTTACTGGCGTGGAAATAGCGACAATGCTATGATGCAACGTATCTACGGTACAGCTTGGTTTGACAAGAAAGACTTGAAAAACTACCTTCAAATGCGTGAAGAAGCTAAGGAACGTGACCACCGTAAACTTGGTAAAGAGCTTGACCTCTTCATGATTTCTCAAGAGGTTGGTCAAGGACTTCCATTCTGGTTGCCAAATGGTGCGACTATCCGTCGTGAATTGGAACGCTACATCGTTGACAAAGAGTTGGCTTCTGGCTACCAACACGTCTACACTCCACCACTTGCTTCTGTTGAACTTTACAAGACTTCTGGTCACTGGGATCATTACCAAGAAGACATGTTCCCAACTATGGACATGGGTGACGGGGAAGAATTTGTCCTTCGTCCAATGAACTGCCCGCACCACATCCAAGTCTTCAAACACCATGTTCACTCTTACCGTGAGTTGCCAATCCGTATCGCTGAAATCGGTATGATGCACCGTTATGAAAAATCTGGTGCCCTCACTGGTCTTCAACGTGTACGTGAAATGTCACTCAACGACGGTCACCTCTTTGTTACTCCAGAACAAATCCAAGAAGAATTCCAACGTGCCCTTCAGTTGATTATCGATGTTTATGAAGATTTCAACTTGACTGAATACCGCTTCCGTCTCTCTCTTCGCGACCCTCAAGATACTCACAAGTACTTTGATAACGATGAGATGTGGGAAAATGCCCAAACTATGCTTCGTGCTGCCCTTGATGAAATGGGCGTGGACTACTTTGAAGCCGAAGGTGAAGCAGCCTTCTACGGACCAAAATTGGATATCCAGGTTAAGACCGCTCTTGGTAAAGAAGAAACACTTTCAACTATCCAACTTGACTTCTTGCTTCCAGAACGTTTCGACCTCAAATACATCGGAGCTGATGGTGAAGAACACCGTCCAGTCATGATTCACCGTGGAGTTATCTCAACTATGGAACGCTTCACAGCTATCTTGATTGAGAACTACAAGGGAGCCTTCCCAACATGGCTTGCACCACACCAAGTAACCCTCATCCCAGTTTCTAACGAGAAACACGTGGACTACGCATGGGAAGTAGCGAAGAAACTCCGTGACCGCGGTGTCCGTGCTGATGTGGATGAACGCAATGAAAAAATGCAGTTTAAGATCCGTGCTTCACAAACAAGCAAGATTCCTTACCAATTAATCGTTGGTGACAAGGAAATGGAAGACGGAACAGTCAACGTTCGTCGCTACGGCCAAAAAGAAACACAAACTATCTCAGTCGATGACTTTGTTCAAGCTATCCTTGCTGATATCGCCAACAAATCACGCGTTGAGAAATAA
- a CDS encoding metallophosphoesterase family protein translates to MTKIALLSDIHGNTTALEAVLEDTRKLGVDEYWLLGDILMPGTGRRRILDLLDQLPITARVLGNWEDSLWHGVRKELDSTRPSQRYLLRQCQYVLEEISLEEIEMLHNQPLQIHRQFGDLTVGISHHLPDKNWGRELIHTGAQEDFDRLVTNPPCDIAVYGHIHQQLLRYGTGGQLIVNPGSIGQPFFLDAQLRKDLRAQYMILEFDDKGLVDMDFRRVDYDVVAELQLAKDLKLPYFKVYYESLVNGIHHTHNQEFLRKLAQKEGYDRELDAWLKSGND, encoded by the coding sequence ATGACAAAAATAGCTCTTCTTTCAGATATTCATGGAAATACTACAGCCTTGGAGGCTGTTTTGGAAGATACTCGGAAGCTAGGAGTGGATGAATACTGGCTTTTGGGAGATATTCTCATGCCAGGAACAGGGCGTAGAAGGATTTTGGACTTGTTGGATCAACTACCGATTACGGCTAGAGTTTTGGGAAACTGGGAAGACAGTCTTTGGCATGGTGTCCGCAAGGAATTGGATAGCACTCGTCCTAGTCAACGCTATCTCTTGCGCCAGTGCCAGTATGTTTTAGAGGAAATTTCCCTAGAAGAAATCGAAATGCTCCACAATCAACCTCTACAGATTCATCGTCAGTTTGGGGATTTGACGGTAGGAATTAGCCACCATCTTCCTGATAAGAACTGGGGGAGAGAGTTGATTCATACTGGAGCGCAAGAGGATTTTGACCGCTTGGTGACCAATCCACCTTGTGATATCGCTGTATATGGTCATATTCATCAGCAGTTGCTTCGTTACGGGACTGGTGGTCAATTGATTGTCAATCCAGGTTCGATTGGGCAGCCTTTCTTTCTAGATGCCCAGTTACGGAAGGACTTACGGGCCCAGTATATGATTTTAGAGTTTGATGACAAGGGATTGGTAGATATGGACTTCCGACGGGTAGACTACGATGTGGTAGCTGAATTGCAGTTGGCTAAAGACCTCAAACTTCCCTATTTTAAGGTTTACTATGAAAGTCTGGTCAATGGTATCCATCATACTCACAATCAGGAATTTTTGAGAAAATTAGCCCAGAAAGAGGGCTACGATCGGGAGTTAGATGCCTGGTTGAAAAGTGGTAATGATTGA
- a CDS encoding Rrf2 family transcriptional regulator, with protein sequence MQIPSRFTIATHMLIIIALKGKESKVTSDFLAASVGVNPVIIRKTLSQLKKAELISVARGTGGTEIVKDLKDISLLDVYQAVECLGKTGQLFSFHDNPNPNCPVGARIHDVLDQKLERIQLAMEAELGQTSLEQVVADAESQMKD encoded by the coding sequence ATGCAAATTCCAAGTAGATTTACCATTGCGACTCATATGCTGATAATCATTGCCCTCAAGGGGAAGGAAAGCAAGGTGACCAGTGATTTTCTGGCTGCTAGTGTCGGGGTCAATCCAGTCATTATCAGAAAGACCTTGTCCCAGTTGAAGAAGGCAGAGCTGATTTCAGTAGCGCGTGGAACAGGGGGAACAGAGATTGTCAAGGACCTCAAAGACATTAGTCTTTTAGATGTTTATCAAGCGGTCGAGTGTCTTGGTAAGACAGGTCAACTCTTCAGTTTCCATGACAATCCAAATCCAAATTGCCCAGTTGGAGCTCGTATTCATGATGTTTTGGATCAAAAACTGGAGAGAATTCAGCTGGCGATGGAGGCAGAGCTTGGTCAGACCAGTCTAGAACAAGTCGTGGCCGATGCAGAGAGTCAAATGAAGGATTAA
- a CDS encoding ferredoxin reductase family protein, giving the protein MKSIKGLLFIIASFLLTILTWMSTSPQFMIPGLALTSLSLTFILATRLPLLESWFHGLERVYTVHKFTAFLSIILLILHNFSMGGLWGSRLSAQFGNLAIYIFASIILVAYLGKYIQYEAWRWIHRLVYLAYILGLFHVYMMMGNRLLTFNLLSFLVGSYALLGLLAGFYIIFLYQKIGFPYLGKITNLKRLNHDTIEIQIHLSRPFNYQSGQFAFLKIFQEGFESAPHPFSISGGHGQTRYFTVKNSGDHTKNIYDNLQVGSKVSVDRAYGHMIIEEGRENQVWIAGGIGITPFISYIREHPILDKQVHFYYSFRGNENAVYLDLLRDYAQKNPNFELHLVDSRKDGYLNFEQEEVPEQATVYMCGPLSMMKSLAKQIKKQNPKTELIYEGFKFK; this is encoded by the coding sequence ATGAAATCAATCAAAGGACTACTCTTTATCATAGCTAGTTTTCTCTTGACTATTTTAACTTGGATGAGCACTTCTCCCCAATTCATGATTCCAGGACTAGCTTTAACAAGCCTATCTCTAACTTTTATCCTAGCCACTCGTCTCCCCCTACTAGAAAGCTGGTTTCACGGTTTGGAGAGAGTCTATACTGTCCACAAATTCACAGCCTTTCTCTCCATCATCCTACTAATCTTGCATAACTTTAGTATGGGCGGTCTGTGGGGCTCTCGCTTATCCGCTCAGTTTGGCAACCTTGCCATCTATATCTTTGCCAGTATCATCCTTGTCGCCTATTTAGGCAAATACATCCAATACGAAGCTTGGCGATGGATTCACCGCCTTGTTTATCTAGCCTATATTTTGGGACTCTTTCACGTCTACATGATGATGGGCAATCGTCTCCTTACATTTAATCTTCTAAGTTTTCTTGTTGGTAGCTATGCCCTTTTAGGCTTACTGGCTGGTTTTTATATCATTTTCCTTTATCAAAAGATTGGATTCCCCTATCTAGGGAAAATTACTAATCTCAAACGCTTAAATCACGATACTATAGAAATTCAAATCCATCTTAGCAGACCTTTCAACTATCAATCAGGACAATTTGCCTTTCTAAAGATTTTCCAAGAAGGCTTTGAAAGTGCTCCGCATCCCTTTTCTATCTCAGGAGGTCATGGTCAAACTCGTTACTTTACTGTTAAAAATTCAGGTGACCATACCAAGAATATCTATGACAATCTTCAAGTCGGCAGCAAAGTAAGCGTAGACAGAGCTTACGGACACATGATCATAGAAGAAGGACGAGAAAATCAGGTTTGGATTGCTGGAGGCATTGGGATTACCCCCTTCATCTCTTACATCCGTGAACATCCTATTTTAGATAAACAGGTTCACTTCTACTATAGCTTCCGTGGAAATGAAAATGCAGTCTATCTAGATTTGCTCCGTGACTATGCTCAGAAAAATCCTAATTTTGAACTCCATCTAGTAGACAGTAGGAAAGACGGCTATCTTAATTTTGAGCAAGAAGAAGTGCCCGAACAGGCAACCGTCTATATGTGTGGTCCTCTTTCTATGATGAAGTCACTTGCCAAACAGATTAAGAAACAAAATCCAAAAACAGAGCTTATTTACGAAGGATTCAAGTTTAAATAA
- a CDS encoding amino acid ABC transporter permease — protein MESILEVLTPDNLVFIFKGFGLTLYISLIAIVLSTLIGTVLAVMRNGKNPVLRIISSIYIEFVRNVPNLLWIFTIFLVFKMKSTPAGITAFTLFTSAALAEIIRGGLNAVDKGQYEAGMSQGFTSAQILYHIILPQAIRKMLPAIISQFVTVIKDTSLLYSVIALQELFGASQILMGRYFEPEQVFSLYILIALIYFSFNLAISSLSHMLAKRWQQAAE, from the coding sequence ATGGAATCCATTTTAGAAGTTTTAACCCCAGATAACCTAGTCTTTATCTTTAAAGGATTTGGCTTGACCCTCTATATTTCTCTAATTGCCATCGTTCTCTCTACCCTTATCGGGACAGTGCTAGCAGTTATGAGAAATGGGAAAAATCCTGTCTTGCGCATCATCTCCAGCATTTACATCGAGTTTGTGCGCAACGTTCCCAACCTCCTCTGGATCTTTACTATCTTTTTAGTGTTCAAGATGAAATCCACACCAGCAGGAATCACTGCCTTTACCCTCTTTACATCAGCGGCTCTAGCTGAGATTATTCGAGGCGGTCTCAATGCTGTGGACAAGGGGCAATACGAAGCAGGAATGTCGCAAGGATTTACCTCAGCCCAAATCCTCTACCACATCATTCTCCCACAAGCCATTCGTAAAATGCTGCCAGCTATCATTTCTCAGTTTGTAACCGTGATTAAGGATACCAGTCTTCTCTACTCTGTTATCGCCCTACAAGAACTCTTTGGAGCCAGCCAAATTCTCATGGGCCGTTATTTCGAACCAGAGCAGGTCTTCAGTCTGTATATCCTGATTGCCCTCATCTACTTCAGCTTTAACCTAGCCATTTCTAGTTTGTCTCATATGCTAGCAAAACGTTGGCAACAAGCTGCAGAATAA
- a CDS encoding amino acid ABC transporter permease — protein MTDLSSWTAYFQDFGQFFNGFLFTLSLAIGSFILAMVLGIFFGAMSTSKRPILRILARIFVEFYQNTPLLVQFVIVFYGLPLISDHIIMIPIYWTAVLCVGLYHGAYIAEVIRSGIQSIPSGQMEAALSQGFTYISAMRLIILPQAFRIILPPLTNQIVNLIKNTSTVAIISGVDLMFVTKSWSALNGNYIPAFLGAALLYFSLCFPVAQFGRKMEQSNKKAYSL, from the coding sequence ATGACAGATTTATCATCTTGGACAGCCTATTTTCAGGATTTTGGACAATTTTTCAATGGTTTCCTCTTCACCCTTTCCCTAGCAATCGGATCCTTTATCCTAGCCATGGTTTTGGGCATCTTCTTTGGAGCCATGTCAACCAGCAAGCGTCCAATATTGAGAATTTTGGCTCGCATCTTTGTTGAATTTTACCAAAACACTCCCCTTTTGGTGCAATTTGTCATCGTCTTTTATGGTCTACCTCTTATCAGTGACCATATCATCATGATTCCGATTTATTGGACAGCCGTTCTCTGCGTGGGACTCTATCACGGTGCCTATATTGCTGAGGTGATTCGCTCAGGTATTCAGTCTATTCCTAGCGGTCAGATGGAAGCTGCCTTATCGCAAGGTTTTACCTATATCAGTGCTATGCGCTTGATTATCTTGCCTCAGGCTTTTCGTATCATTCTCCCTCCTTTGACCAACCAAATTGTTAACCTCATCAAAAACACCTCTACAGTCGCTATCATCTCTGGAGTAGATTTGATGTTTGTGACCAAGTCTTGGTCGGCTCTTAACGGAAACTATATCCCAGCCTTTCTAGGCGCTGCCCTGCTCTACTTCTCTCTATGCTTCCCTGTTGCCCAGTTTGGTCGCAAGATGGAGCAATCCAACAAAAAAGCCTATTCACTTTAG
- a CDS encoding transporter substrate-binding domain-containing protein: MKKKFFLSALLISLFGLAATKPVQADTSVADIQKRGELVVGVKQDVPNFGYKDPKTGTYSGIETDLAKMVADELKVKVRYVPVTAQTRGPLLDNEQVDMDIATFTITDERKKLYNFTSPYYTDASGFLVNKSAKIKNIEDLNGKTIGVAQGSITQRLITELGKKKGLTFKFVELGSYPELITSLHAHRIDAFSVDRSILSGYISKRTELLDDSFKPSDYGIVTKKSNTELNDYLDNLVTKWSKDGSLQKLYDRYKLKPSSHTAD; encoded by the coding sequence ATGAAAAAGAAATTCTTTTTATCAGCATTATTGATTAGCCTTTTCGGTCTTGCTGCTACAAAACCAGTTCAGGCTGATACCAGTGTCGCAGACATTCAAAAGAGAGGCGAGCTGGTTGTTGGTGTCAAACAAGACGTTCCCAATTTCGGTTACAAGGATCCCAAGACAGGAACCTATTCTGGTATCGAAACTGATCTGGCCAAGATGGTAGCTGATGAGCTCAAGGTCAAGGTTCGTTATGTGCCAGTTACAGCACAAACTCGCGGACCCCTTCTAGACAATGAACAGGTCGATATGGATATCGCGACCTTTACCATCACAGACGAACGCAAAAAACTTTATAACTTTACCAGCCCCTACTACACGGACGCTTCTGGATTTTTGGTCAATAAGTCTGCCAAAATCAAAAACATTGAAGACTTAAACGGAAAAACCATCGGAGTTGCCCAAGGTTCCATTACCCAACGTCTAATTACCGAACTGGGTAAAAAGAAAGGCCTGACCTTTAAATTCGTCGAACTTGGTTCCTACCCAGAATTGATTACTTCCCTTCACGCTCACCGTATCGATGCCTTTTCCGTTGACCGTTCTATCCTATCTGGCTACATCAGTAAGCGGACAGAACTACTAGATGATAGTTTCAAGCCATCTGACTACGGTATCGTTACTAAGAAATCAAATACAGAGCTCAACGACTATCTTGATAACTTGGTCACTAAATGGAGCAAGGATGGTAGTTTGCAAAAACTTTATGACCGTTACAAGCTCAAACCATCTAGCCATACTGCAGATTAA
- a CDS encoding amino acid ABC transporter ATP-binding protein: MALVEFEHVEKYYGDYHALRDINLRFEKGQVVVLLGPSGSGKSTLIRTINGLEAVDKGSLLVNGHQVAGASQKDLVPLRKEVGMVFQHFNLYPHKTVLENVTLAPIKVLGIDKKEAEKTAQKYLEFVNMWDKKDSYPAMLSGGQKQRIAIARGLAMHPELLLFDEPTSALDPETIGDVLAVMQKLAHDGMNMIIVTHEMGFAREVADRIIFMADGEVLVDTTDVDDFFDNPSEPRAQQFLSKIINHESDKVK; encoded by the coding sequence ATGGCTTTAGTAGAATTTGAACACGTCGAAAAATATTACGGAGATTACCATGCACTCCGCGACATCAATCTCCGTTTTGAAAAAGGGCAAGTTGTTGTACTCCTAGGTCCTTCTGGTTCTGGTAAGTCCACTCTTATCCGCACCATCAATGGTTTGGAGGCTGTAGACAAAGGAAGTCTTCTAGTAAATGGTCACCAAGTTGCTGGTGCCAGCCAGAAAGATTTGGTGCCCCTTCGCAAGGAAGTCGGCATGGTTTTCCAACATTTCAACCTCTATCCGCATAAAACAGTGTTAGAAAACGTAACACTAGCACCCATAAAAGTTCTAGGAATTGATAAAAAAGAAGCTGAAAAAACAGCCCAAAAATATCTGGAATTTGTAAATATGTGGGACAAGAAAGATTCTTATCCAGCCATGCTATCTGGTGGACAAAAACAACGGATTGCCATCGCACGTGGACTCGCTATGCATCCTGAACTCCTCCTCTTTGATGAGCCAACATCTGCCCTAGACCCTGAAACTATCGGCGATGTTCTAGCAGTTATGCAAAAATTGGCCCACGATGGTATGAATATGATTATCGTTACTCATGAAATGGGCTTTGCCCGTGAAGTTGCGGATCGCATCATCTTTATGGCTGACGGAGAGGTTTTGGTGGATACGACAGATGTTGATGACTTTTTTGACAATCCAAGCGAACCTCGTGCCCAACAATTTCTCAGCAAAATCATCAACCACGAAAGTGACAAAGTTAAATAA